A single Iodidimonas sp. SYSU 1G8 DNA region contains:
- a CDS encoding GGDEF domain-containing protein — MEFQALTGSVAFALTQAAVALFMFGLYLAARRDPCTRYWSIASALVAIGVILPFPFIATGLSLAAIWLGTSAIVAGLIWMWQGTRVFFDREPKLSGWALAWGHALFVAALFMASDQAVWRIISFAVAVTVAVSLIMFEIVRGDGKPMTIARRLVVFAYAITLAPVIIRASILLATGRQMTPLTDSTLNVAMLYLLPMAGGLLSSVGMLLMYFERTIDEKDYLANHDELTRLYNRRALTEAGKKALAACASRGTPVTLLLIDIDHFKSVNDTLGHEAGDRALVLIAEALAGTCRGTDTLGRHGGEEFCVVCPDTSVADAQALSERLLRAVATMILPGEFERALSISIGLAEAYPSENVDWDALVNRADKALYAAKANGRDQVVVSARA, encoded by the coding sequence GTGGAATTTCAGGCACTGACGGGCAGCGTGGCCTTTGCGCTCACTCAAGCCGCCGTCGCGCTGTTCATGTTCGGGCTGTACCTCGCCGCCCGCCGTGACCCCTGCACCCGCTATTGGTCCATCGCCAGCGCCCTGGTGGCGATCGGCGTCATCCTTCCCTTTCCCTTCATCGCGACCGGCTTGAGCCTGGCGGCGATCTGGCTTGGCACCAGCGCCATCGTCGCGGGCCTGATCTGGATGTGGCAGGGCACCCGCGTTTTCTTCGACCGTGAGCCGAAACTGTCCGGCTGGGCGCTGGCGTGGGGCCACGCCCTCTTCGTCGCGGCCCTGTTCATGGCCAGCGATCAAGCCGTCTGGCGTATCATCAGCTTTGCTGTGGCCGTCACGGTGGCGGTCAGCCTGATCATGTTCGAAATCGTGCGCGGCGACGGCAAACCGATGACCATCGCCCGGCGTCTCGTGGTCTTTGCCTATGCGATCACGCTGGCTCCGGTCATCATCAGGGCGAGCATCCTGCTGGCCACCGGGCGGCAGATGACGCCACTGACCGACAGCACGCTGAATGTCGCCATGCTGTACCTGTTGCCCATGGCGGGCGGGCTGCTGAGTTCGGTGGGCATGTTGCTGATGTATTTCGAACGGACCATCGACGAGAAGGATTACCTCGCCAATCATGACGAACTCACCAGGCTGTATAACCGGCGGGCGCTGACCGAGGCAGGAAAGAAGGCGCTCGCGGCATGCGCGTCGCGCGGAACCCCCGTGACCCTGCTGCTGATCGACATCGATCATTTCAAGTCGGTCAACGATACGCTTGGTCACGAAGCCGGCGACCGCGCCCTGGTGTTGATCGCCGAAGCGCTGGCTGGTACATGCCGCGGGACTGACACACTCGGCCGCCATGGCGGCGAAGAGTTCTGCGTCGTCTGTCCCGATACGTCGGTCGCCGACGCCCAGGCGCTGAGCGAGCGGCTTTTGCGCGCCGTCGCCACCATGATCCTGCCCGGGGAATTCGAGCGCGCCCTCAGCATCAGCATTGGACTGGCCGAGGCCTATCCTTCCGAGAATGTGGATTGGGATGCGCTGGTCAATCGCGCCGACAAGGCGCTGTACGCGGCCAAGGCCAATGGCCGCGACCAGGTCGTCGTCTCGGCGCGCGCCTGA
- a CDS encoding solute carrier family 23 protein: MSANTMVRYEPDDKPSHLLSIAMGGQIVALILTAIVLSPIVVARSAGLSPADTAWMLCFALAVSGLITLLQAKPIGRFGSGYVLFMGSNSAYIALCVQAITDGGLAMMMTLIVISSFAQFAFAANLGALRRILTPAVGGIVVMLIAVSVAPIVWRQMRTLPAGYESTSLVPWVIASTLVPIVLISLFDRGVFRLWAPLIGVLTGCIVALSIGLMDLSPVWSAAWIGLPEWAWPGFDLSFNASFWALIPAFTLVTLVGAIETYGDAVAVQRIAHRKQRPIDFRVVQGAIYADGMGNMVSGLAGTVPNTVYSTSVAVTELTGVAARRVGLWGGALLILLAFSPKIAALLNAIPSPVAGAYILLLLVLLFGHGIRLLNEEGMGYEIGLVVCLSFWVGVGFQEGRFYNELLPQWMQVFLGNATTAGGLTAMLLTAMLSLRHRSRDRLDVPLKPESLGPIRQTVKRFAARLGWDQQAENRLMLVVEEALLFFLEQAERTRDRQPEQKLRLVMRHIDGEAELEFVAGRLADNIEQVIADMPPANFDDDIDDQLSLRLIRGLAKDVKHVQFQTTDYLLIRMDSALSHPQGTPGDT, translated from the coding sequence ATGAGCGCCAACACCATGGTCCGCTACGAGCCGGACGACAAACCCTCCCATCTCCTGTCCATCGCCATGGGCGGACAGATCGTCGCCCTCATCCTGACGGCCATCGTGCTGTCGCCCATCGTCGTCGCCCGCTCGGCCGGTCTGAGCCCCGCCGACACGGCCTGGATGCTGTGCTTCGCCCTCGCGGTATCCGGGCTGATCACCCTGCTGCAAGCCAAGCCGATCGGCCGGTTCGGATCGGGCTACGTGCTCTTCATGGGCTCCAATTCCGCCTATATCGCCCTGTGCGTCCAGGCGATCACGGATGGCGGGCTGGCCATGATGATGACCCTGATCGTCATCTCGTCGTTCGCCCAGTTCGCCTTCGCCGCCAATCTGGGCGCGCTGCGCCGCATCCTGACCCCGGCTGTCGGTGGCATCGTGGTGATGCTGATCGCTGTCAGCGTCGCGCCCATCGTGTGGCGGCAGATGCGCACCTTGCCTGCCGGATATGAAAGCACCTCGCTGGTTCCTTGGGTCATAGCGTCCACTCTCGTGCCGATCGTGCTGATCTCACTGTTCGACCGGGGCGTGTTCCGTCTCTGGGCGCCGCTGATCGGCGTGCTGACAGGCTGCATCGTGGCGCTGTCCATCGGCCTGATGGACCTGTCCCCGGTCTGGTCGGCCGCCTGGATCGGCCTGCCGGAATGGGCGTGGCCAGGCTTCGATCTCTCCTTCAACGCCTCGTTTTGGGCGCTGATTCCCGCCTTTACCCTGGTCACGCTGGTCGGCGCCATCGAGACCTATGGCGATGCGGTCGCCGTCCAGCGTATCGCGCACCGTAAGCAGCGGCCGATCGACTTCCGCGTCGTCCAAGGTGCGATCTACGCCGATGGCATGGGCAACATGGTCTCCGGCCTCGCGGGCACGGTTCCCAACACGGTCTATTCAACCAGCGTGGCGGTCACCGAACTGACGGGTGTGGCGGCGCGGCGCGTGGGCCTGTGGGGCGGCGCGCTTCTGATCCTGCTCGCGTTCTCGCCCAAGATCGCCGCCCTGCTGAACGCTATTCCCAGCCCGGTCGCCGGCGCGTACATCCTGCTGCTGCTGGTCCTGTTGTTCGGTCATGGCATCCGGTTGCTGAACGAGGAAGGCATGGGCTACGAGATCGGCCTCGTCGTCTGCCTGTCGTTCTGGGTCGGCGTCGGTTTCCAGGAAGGCCGGTTCTATAACGAGTTGCTGCCCCAGTGGATGCAGGTGTTCCTGGGCAACGCGACGACCGCCGGCGGCCTCACCGCCATGCTGCTGACGGCGATGCTCTCGCTGCGCCACCGCAGCCGCGACCGGCTCGACGTGCCGTTGAAACCGGAATCGCTCGGGCCGATCCGCCAGACGGTGAAACGCTTCGCGGCCCGTCTGGGGTGGGACCAGCAGGCCGAGAACCGGCTGATGCTGGTCGTCGAGGAAGCGCTGCTGTTCTTCCTCGAGCAGGCGGAGCGGACGCGCGACAGGCAGCCCGAACAGAAACTGCGGCTCGTCATGCGCCATATCGATGGCGAAGCGGAACTGGAGTTCGTGGCCGGGCGGCTGGCGGACAATATCGAGCAGGTGATCGCCGACATGCCGCCGGCCAATTTCGACGACGATATCGATGACCAGTTGTCCCTGCGTCTGATCCGGGGCCTGGCCAAGGACGTAAAGCATGTGCAGTTCCAGACCACGG
- a CDS encoding LLM class flavin-dependent oxidoreductase yields MQVGLLMVFQNFRDGSTDAEAYARDFHLADLAEPLGFDTLGGVEHHFFNYAMSPDNMQFLAYMAGRTKRIKLITGAVILPWNNPLRVVEKMILLDHMCQGRALFGIGRGLAKREYELFGVDMNEARDRFDEAAELIMRGLETGIVEGNGKYYPYKRTEVRPRPYASFKDRFYAVAMSSDSVPVVARLGAQMMSFAQKPWEQMAGHIQGYRDLFRSEHGKAAPPPVCVDFMCCDESGERAEELAREHMANYYLTVMEHYDMAGDHFKNMKGYGDYATNAEILRDTGLADAANGFVDINTWGTPQQILDKLEKRQKAIGDFDLTVQVSYGGMSTENAERSMRLFAEKVLPEVRGWRRAA; encoded by the coding sequence ATGCAGGTCGGTTTGTTGATGGTTTTCCAGAATTTCCGGGACGGGTCGACCGACGCGGAAGCCTATGCGCGCGATTTCCATCTGGCCGATCTGGCCGAGCCGCTGGGCTTCGACACGCTGGGAGGCGTGGAGCATCACTTCTTCAACTATGCCATGTCGCCCGACAACATGCAGTTCCTGGCCTACATGGCCGGCCGCACAAAGCGGATCAAGCTGATCACCGGCGCGGTGATCCTGCCGTGGAACAACCCGCTGCGCGTCGTCGAAAAGATGATCCTGCTCGATCACATGTGCCAGGGCCGCGCCCTGTTCGGCATCGGCCGGGGCCTCGCGAAGCGAGAGTACGAACTGTTCGGCGTCGACATGAACGAAGCCCGCGACCGCTTCGACGAGGCCGCCGAACTGATCATGCGCGGGCTCGAGACCGGCATCGTCGAGGGCAACGGTAAATACTACCCGTACAAGCGCACTGAAGTGCGCCCCCGTCCCTACGCCAGCTTCAAGGACCGGTTCTACGCCGTTGCCATGTCGTCGGACTCCGTGCCGGTCGTGGCGCGGCTGGGCGCGCAGATGATGAGCTTCGCTCAGAAACCCTGGGAGCAGATGGCCGGACACATCCAGGGCTATCGCGACCTGTTTCGCTCCGAGCACGGCAAGGCCGCGCCGCCGCCGGTCTGCGTCGATTTCATGTGCTGCGACGAGAGCGGCGAGCGGGCCGAGGAACTGGCGCGCGAGCACATGGCCAATTACTACCTGACGGTCATGGAGCACTACGACATGGCCGGCGATCACTTCAAGAACATGAAAGGCTATGGCGACTACGCCACCAACGCGGAAATCCTGCGCGACACCGGCCTCGCCGACGCCGCCAACGGCTTCGTCGACATCAACACCTGGGGCACGCCGCAGCAGATCCTCGACAAGCTGGAGAAGCGTCAGAAGGCGATCGGCGATTTCGATCTGACGGTCCAGGTCAGCTATGGCGGCATGAGCACCGAGAATGCGGAACGCAGCATGCGTCTGTTCGCGGAAAAGGTGCTTCCGGAGGTGCGAGGCTGGCGCCGGGCGGCCTAG
- a CDS encoding LLM class flavin-dependent oxidoreductase, protein MGRSVNFGLWYDFRNPAPWSMPAERFHAQALDQIAAAEGLGFDSVWLTEHHFTDDGYTPSPLVIAAAIGARTTRMRIGTNLMILPLQDPLRIAEDAATVSLLTGGRFDLGVGGGYRQLEFDQFGRDLRHRPSLMEEAVAIIRAAWSGEPVDFHGKRFDVAGLRVTPVPEHPPRLLLGGLSAPAMARAAAIGDGFLSTGGIGHDVYTDALRAQGKRPEDGAIYAGHWGIISDDPEREAARVGPHVLYQANTYIRWGAFGPPETTPEFLDAPAAIAGGLYELWDVETAVRELGALLKAWPQIKDIHFWAKFPGERFEDGWKRIELLANRVLPALRATL, encoded by the coding sequence ATGGGACGGTCGGTGAACTTCGGGCTGTGGTACGACTTTCGCAATCCCGCGCCCTGGTCGATGCCCGCCGAGCGCTTCCACGCCCAGGCGCTCGACCAGATCGCCGCCGCCGAGGGTCTGGGCTTCGACAGCGTCTGGCTGACCGAGCACCATTTCACCGACGACGGCTACACGCCGTCGCCGCTGGTGATCGCCGCCGCCATCGGCGCGCGCACCACGCGCATGCGCATCGGCACCAATCTAATGATCCTGCCGCTGCAGGATCCGCTGCGCATCGCCGAGGACGCGGCGACCGTCTCGCTGCTGACCGGCGGACGCTTCGACCTCGGCGTGGGCGGCGGTTACCGCCAGTTGGAATTCGACCAGTTCGGCCGTGACCTGCGGCACCGGCCCAGCCTGATGGAGGAAGCGGTTGCTATTATCCGCGCGGCGTGGAGCGGCGAGCCGGTGGACTTTCACGGCAAGCGCTTCGACGTCGCGGGCCTGCGGGTGACGCCGGTGCCCGAGCATCCGCCGCGTCTGCTCCTCGGCGGGCTCAGCGCGCCGGCCATGGCGCGGGCCGCCGCCATCGGCGATGGCTTCCTCTCGACCGGCGGGATCGGGCACGACGTCTATACGGATGCCTTGCGCGCGCAGGGCAAGCGGCCGGAGGATGGCGCGATCTATGCGGGGCACTGGGGCATCATCAGCGACGATCCGGAGCGCGAGGCGGCCAGGGTAGGCCCGCATGTGCTCTATCAGGCGAACACCTATATCCGATGGGGCGCGTTCGGCCCGCCCGAGACCACCCCGGAATTTCTGGATGCGCCCGCCGCCATCGCCGGCGGGCTCTATGAATTGTGGGATGTGGAAACGGCGGTCCGCGAGCTTGGCGCGCTGCTCAAGGCCTGGCCGCAGATCAAGGACATCCATTTCTGGGCCAAGTTCCCCGGTGAACGCTTCGAGGACGGCTGGAAGCGGATCGAGTTGCTGGCGAACCGGGTGTTGCCGGCTCTCAGGGCAACCCTCTGA
- a CDS encoding HPP family protein — MKQWLLALIPHQPPASFAERARAAVGALFGLALASVVTLLVAGRTDGMALLIAPMGASAVLLFAVPASPLAQPWSMLGGNAVSAIMGVSCALLIADPLWAAPAAVAAAIAAMSLLRCMHPPGGAVALTAVIGGPGILAAGYGFVLNPVLLNSALLLGAALAYNNLTRRPYPHVTPVPAAHRTGDPPAQDRVGYTPADIDEALKHFGQLLDVDRDDLDALFREVEAQAHRRLHGEIACSAIMSRDVVTVSPDSTTALALALLRAHALNVLPVVDAEGRLVGRIGYAELAESTGDVLHAMSHHIERTAPETAIDRLLPLLSRGHVHEVMIEDGTGRLVGVVTQTDLLAALYRSHVVEAVAGSTRR; from the coding sequence ATGAAGCAATGGTTGCTCGCCCTTATACCCCATCAGCCGCCGGCCTCGTTCGCCGAGCGGGCGCGTGCCGCTGTCGGGGCATTGTTCGGCCTTGCGCTCGCTTCGGTGGTGACTCTGCTTGTCGCCGGTCGGACGGACGGCATGGCGCTCCTGATCGCGCCCATGGGCGCCTCGGCGGTCCTGCTTTTCGCCGTACCGGCCAGCCCGCTGGCACAGCCCTGGTCCATGTTGGGGGGCAATGCGGTGTCGGCGATCATGGGGGTCAGCTGCGCGCTGCTGATCGCCGACCCCCTGTGGGCGGCGCCGGCCGCCGTCGCGGCCGCCATCGCGGCCATGTCGCTCCTGCGCTGCATGCATCCACCGGGCGGAGCGGTCGCGCTGACGGCGGTGATCGGCGGTCCGGGCATCCTGGCGGCCGGCTATGGGTTCGTCCTGAACCCGGTCCTGCTCAATTCCGCCCTGCTGCTCGGGGCCGCGCTGGCCTACAACAACCTGACCCGCCGGCCGTATCCTCACGTGACGCCGGTACCGGCCGCGCACCGGACCGGCGATCCGCCGGCCCAGGACAGGGTCGGCTACACGCCGGCGGATATCGACGAGGCCCTGAAACACTTCGGACAGCTGCTCGACGTCGATCGGGATGATCTGGACGCCCTGTTTCGGGAGGTGGAGGCGCAGGCGCACCGGCGTCTGCACGGCGAGATTGCCTGTTCAGCGATCATGTCGCGCGACGTGGTGACGGTCTCGCCCGACAGCACCACCGCCCTGGCGCTGGCGCTGCTCCGGGCGCATGCCCTGAACGTCCTGCCCGTTGTGGATGCCGAAGGCCGGCTCGTCGGGCGTATCGGCTACGCCGAACTGGCGGAGTCCACGGGCGATGTCCTGCACGCCATGAGCCACCACATCGAACGGACGGCGCCGGAGACGGCGATCGACCGTCTGCTGCCCCTGCTGTCGCGCGGCCATGTCCACGAGGTCATGATCGAGGATGGCACCGGACGGCTTGTCGGCGTGGTCACGCAGACCGATCTCCTCGCCGCGCTTTATCGCTCCCATGTGGTCGAGGCCGTCGCGGGCAGCACGCGGCGCTGA